The following proteins come from a genomic window of Trifolium pratense cultivar HEN17-A07 linkage group LG4, ARS_RC_1.1, whole genome shotgun sequence:
- the LOC123921749 gene encoding uncharacterized protein LOC123921749, whose amino-acid sequence MAEVQPPPPPRRTLGDYGRGANGDQDFRGFQPANPVAFDIRSSVIKALKENKFSGADSECPNLHLSNFLDVCDYTDPPGVSECAKRLRLFKFSLTGRARDWLDTLPNGTIKTWNELRVKFSERFFPIYKFLEKKAEITNFEQGDSESLYDGWERFKLLLKKCPDHGVDNLAQMQYFTQGLRAQTRMLLDVSAGGSINNKVANEAKELVEAMAQNEYRALNEKGAKNKVSTMELDTQRALLANLKLMNIHMETFIKHLTTNKLVHAQVQQVSISQAQLPPSRPSPLEETLSQVMKMIQVNFEAMKTSQEAMKISQESTNKNHEAYIKNLETQMGQLSRQVASSSNGGFEGNTCNNPKKESCNAIHLRSRVVPTPVSEPRSKENMSNEVEDEVVKGRSGKEKYHEGEVENERSGELEKEVENKSENEKIEKSEKEKEKEGGVENERNVEEKKKDDARFVDNDSNLKKIKSKILKDGEKAQVVLPHEKLPYPHKKKSKRKDIDFKKFMEVFNSLQVTIPFMEALEQMPMYAKFMKELLTKKRKPKEDEIVLLTEECSAILQRKLPQKKKDPGSFTIPCSIGNLHVGRALCDLGASINLMPLSMMKKIPGAIANPTKMQLSLADRSITYPYGILQDVLVRVAEFVFPADFVILDMEENAEVPLLLGRPFLATGRALIDVEMGDLMLRFNDEKVNFNIFEGMRNQDEIPQCFKADVIEDESENSKTEATKSISPDLKALPSNGKFVFLGDDYKQPVIVSRLLTPLKKEEKRSRVESNLKYPP is encoded by the coding sequence ATGGCGGAGGTGCAACCACCGCCACCACCAAGGAGAACCTTGGGAGATTATGGTAGAGGAGCAAATGGAGATCAAGATTTTAGAGGGTTTCAACCGGCAAACCCGGTAGCTTTTGATATCAGAAGTTCCGTCATAAAAGCTTTAAAGGAGAACAAGTTTTCTGGGGCCGACTCAGAGTGTCCAAATCTGCATTTGAGTAACTTCTTAGATGTGTGTGATTACACCGACCCTCCGGGTGTCTCGGAATGTGCTAAAAGGTTGAGGctattcaaattttctcttacCGGAAGAGCCAGAGATTGGCTGGATACCTTGCCTAACGGGACAATTAAAACATGGAACGAATTGAGAGTCAAATTTTCGGAGCGCTTTTTCCCAATTTACAAGTTCCTAGAAAAAAAAGCCGAGATCACAAACTTCGAACAAGGAGATTCCGAGTCTCTTTATGACGGATGGGAAAGGTTCAAACTCCTCTTGAAGAAGTGTCCCGATCATGGTGTGGATAATTTGGCTCAAATGCAATATTTTACTCAAGGTTTAAGAGCACAAACTCGCATGTTACTTGATGTATCCGCGGGTGGTTCCATTAATAACAAGGTTGCAAATGAGGCTAAAGAGCTTGTGGAAGCCATGGCGCAAAATGAATATAGAGCTCTTAATGAGAAAGGAGCTAAGAATAAAGTGAGTACGATGGAGCTTGACACTCAAAGGGCTTTGTTAGCAAATTTAAAGCTCATGAATATTCACATGGAGACTTTTATAAAACACTTGACCACCAACAAGCTTGTTCATGCTCAAGTACAACAAGTGTCAATATCACAAGCTCAACTTCCACCAAGTAGACCTTCACCATTGGAAGAAACTCTTTCTCAAGTCATGAAGATGATACAAGTAAATTTCGAGGCTATGAAGACAAGTCAAGAAGCTATGAAGATAAGTCAAGaatcaacaaataaaaatcatgaagcCTACATCAAGAATTTAGAAACACAAATGGGCCAATTGTCTAGGCAAGTTGCGTCGTCATCTAATGGCGGATTTGAAGGAAACACATGCAATAATCCTAAAAAGGAGAGTTGTAATGCAATTCATTTGCGAAGTAGAGTGGTGCCTACACCGGTAAGTGAGCCACGTTCCAAGGAAAATATGTCAAATGAAGTTGAGGATGAGGTGGTAAAAGGAAGGAGTGGAAAGGAAAAATAtcatgagggagaagttgaaaatgagagaagtGGTGAGCTTGAGAAAGAAGTCGAAAATAagagtgaaaatgaaaaaatagaaaaaagtgagaaagaaaaagaaaaagagggaggagttgaaaatgagagaaatgtggaagagaagaaaaaagacGATGCAAGATTTGTCGATAACGActcaaatttgaagaaaattaagAGTAAAATTTTGAAAGATGGAGAAAAAGCTCAAGTAGTTCTACCTCATGAAAAGCTACCCTACCCTCACAAAAAGAAGAGTAAGAGAAAAGATATTGATTTTAAGAAGTTCATGGAGGTGTTTAATAGCCTTCAAGTCACAATTCCGTTTATGGAAGCTTTGGAGCAAATGCCTATGTATGCCAAGTTCATGAAGGAGTTGTTGACTAAGAAGAGGAAGCCTAAAGAGGATGAAATCGTGTTGTTGACGGAAGAGTGTAGTGCAATTCTTCAAAGAAAACTCccacaaaagaagaaagatccCGGTAGTTTCACTATACCTTGTTCTATTGGGAATTTACATGTTGGGAGAGCACTTTGTGACTTAGGAGCAAGCATCAACTTGATGCCCCTCTCtatgatgaaaaaaataccCGGTGCCATAGCTAACCCCACCAAGATGCAATTATCTCTTGCGGATCGGTCAATCACGTACCCCTATGGAATCTTACAAGATGTTTTGGTAAGAGTGGCCGAATTTGTCTTTCCGGCGGATTTTGTAATTCTCGATATGGAGGAAAATGCCGAAGTGCCTCTTTTATTGGGAAGACCCTTTTTGGCAACCGGGAGAGCTCTAATTGATGTGGAGATGGGTGATTTAATGTTGAGGTTCAATGATGAGAAAGTTAACTTCAACATCTTTGAAGGTATGAGAAATCAAGATGAGATTCCACAATGCTTTAAAGCGGATGTCATTGAAGATGAGAGTGAGAACTCAAAGACAGAAGCAACAAAGTCAATTTCTCCGGATTTGAAAGCACTCCCTTCTAATGGGAAATTTGTATTTTTGGGAGATGATTATAAGCAACCGGTGATCGTTAGTAGGTTGCTCACCCCTTTGAAGAAGGAGGAAAAGAGGAGCCGAGTGGAATCAAAtttgaagtatcctccctaa